The Anastrepha ludens isolate Willacy chromosome 2, idAnaLude1.1, whole genome shotgun sequence genome contains a region encoding:
- the LOC128871746 gene encoding putative mediator of RNA polymerase II transcription subunit 26: MCTIVKFISNSLLLSLVCCSLTSVHAANVINYRQQQHVSYTARPVNVLPSQQQPQLQSARYEQHSQQTQIATKEESIFRPMVRFLTAKPTLQQSQVIGNRLPATDLAGKGNQQLNLFISQQQQQAIAPPARVSQHLQHGIIKFQSQQQFQTKFNHYQNLNWQLQQSKSLPSPPTTSKQLPNNQQFVQYNSYVQHQYQQQQQQAFNLTRFVRVNQKSQQEQLQQQQQQRQQYQVQQPQQSLQSQQQRIQFYRPQTTKTTQQYSQPLKIYSQPSNSYQHPHPQQEQQQQQLIHKQNNFSVVASRFNSSDVVISPLLPSYSDEEDALTPFNFTQPCQDCCVERQNPCQRCCDTRPFLSAAVLKSSTG; the protein is encoded by the exons atgtgcacaattgtgaaatttattAGCAATTCATTGTTGTTATCTTTGGTCTGCTGCTCTTTGACGAGCGTACATGCAGCCAATGTGATTAATTATCGTCAGCAGCAACACGTCAGTTATACTGCGCGACCAGTAAACGTTTTGCCATCACAACAACAGCCGCAGCTGCAAAG CGCTAGGTACGAGCAGCATTCTCAACAAACGCAAATAGCAACCAAGGAGGAGTCTATCTTCCGGCCCATGGTGAGATTTCTTACGGCAAAGCCAACACTGCAACAATCACAAGTAATCGGCAATCGTTTACCAGCGACCGACTTAGCTGGCAAAGGAAATCAACAGttaaacttatttatttcacagcaacaacaacaggcaATAGCACCACCAGCAAGAGTGTCTCAGCATTTACAACATGGAATAATAAAATTCCAGTCACAACAACAATTTCAAACCAAATTTAATcattatcaaaatttaaactgGCAACTTCAACAATCAAAGTCATTGCCATCACCACCAACAACATCGAAACAATTACCGAATAATCAACAGTTTGTGCAGTACAACAGTTATGTGCAGCACCAgtatcagcagcaacaacagcaggcATTCAATTTGACCCGTTTTGTGCGGGTAAACCAAAAATCACAACAGGAGCAgctgcagcagcaacagcagcaacgacAGCAATATCAAGTGCAGCAACCGCAGCAGTCactgcaatcacaacagcaaCGCATACAGTTCTATCGGCCACAAACGACAAAAACAACGCAGCAATATTCGCAGCCGCTGAAAATTTATTCACAGCCTTCTAATTCATATCAGCACCCTCACccacaacaagaacaacaacagcaacagctaaTACATAAACAGAACAACTTTAGTGTTGTTGCGAGCCGCTTCAATAGCTCAGATGTTGTAATCAGCCCATTGCTGCCCTCGTACTCGGA TGAGGAAGATGCATtaacgccattcaatttcactCAGCCATGCCAAGATTGTTGCGTTGAGCGTCAGAATCCATGTCAGCGGTGCTGTGATACTCGACCATTTTTAAGTGCGGCTGTTTTGAAGTCATCAacgggttaa